TCTCCGGCACGATCGCGGTGACGAAGGGGATCAGCACCTCGCTGCCGTCCGGGCGGACCACGGTGAGCAGGTCCTGGTAGGGCAGGTGGACGACCTCGGTCAGCTCGCCGACCAGCGTGCCGTCCTTGAGGAAGACGTCCAGGCCGACCAGCTGGTGGTCGTAGAACTCCTCAGGGTCCTCCGGGCGGTCCTCGGGGTCGATCTCGGCGATCAGCAGTGTGCCGCGCAGGGCCTCGGCGGCGTTGCGGTCCTGGACGCCCTCGAAGCGCAGCAGCAGCCGACCGCTGTGCACCTTGCCGGAGGCGATGGTGAGCGGGCCGGCGGTGGCGGGGTCGGTCATGAGCACGGCGCCCGGGCCGAGCCGCAGCTCGGGCTCGTCGGTGCGCACCTCCACGGTGACGTCGCCCTTGATCCCGTGGGCGCGGCCGATCCGGCCGACGATCAGCTGCACTGTTCTGCGTCTCCTTCAAGAAATGCCCGGCGGGAAATGCAAAGGGCCGGCTGGGATCAAGGATCCCAGCCAGCCCCGAGAGGTGCCTCTCAGCCAAGCCTTTGGCGGCGTGGCCTGGTCAGCGCACGCTGTCCACGTCGACGAGGTCGACCCGGACGCTGCGACCACCGAGCGCGGTGACCACGGTGCGCAGCGCACGCGCAGTGCGCCCGCCGCGGCCGATGACCTTGCCGAGATCCTCCGGGTGCACGCGCACCTCGAGGATCCGGCCCCGGCGGAGCTCACGCGAGCGGACCTGGACCTCGTCCGGGTTCTCGACGATGCCCTTCACCAGGTGCTCGAGGGCTTCCTCCAGCATGATCACGCCTCGGCGGAAGCGTCGGACTCGGCCGCGGCCTCGTCCTTCTTCTCCGTCTTCTTGGCCTTCGGAGTGATGGCCACACCGGTGGTCTCGCTCTCGAAGCCGGCGACGGCCTTCGCGAACAGGTGCGAGAAGTCCGTGACCTTGGGCTCGGCGACCTTGAGCGGCGCCGGGGCCTCCAGGCCCTTGAACTTCTGCCAGTCGCCGGTGAGCTTCAGGATGGCGAGCACGGCCTCGGTCGGCTGGGCGCCGACACCGAGCCAGTACTGGGCGCGGTCGCTGTCGACCTTGATGATCGAGGGGTCGTAGGTCGGCTGGTAGACGCCGATCTCCTCGATCGCACGACCGTCACGCTTGGTGCGGGCGTCGGCGACGACGATGCGGTAGTGCGGGGAGCGAATCTTGCCGAGACGCTTCAGCTTGATCTTGACTGCCACTGGAGTGGTTCTCCTGGATTTGACGTGGGTGAGCAGCCGCGCATTCCACGTGGGGTTGCGGCTGCTGGCTGCTCTACGGACACGTCAGCCGGAAGGAGAGAGGGCCCTGCTCGGCTGCCGAGTACTCAGCTGTCCATTCTGCCATATCGGCGCAGCCCGATTGACCGCCGGGCTCCGGGGGCGGCTTGCGCCGACCCTCGGCGACCGGCGGCGGTCAATCGACTAGCGACGGGTGCGCGGCTCGGCGATCTGGAAGACCTCGCCGCAGTTGCCGCAGACGATCGGGGCCTGCGACAGCACCGACGGCACGACGCGGACGTTGCGTCCGCAGCCGCAGACCGCCTTGACGCGGACGCCGCCGCCCGAGGACCCGTGCCGGGTGGCCGGACCGCGGAAGGTGCGCGACCGGTCGCTCGCGGCGCTGGTCGCGGCCGCGTGGTCGCCCAGGGCGCGCTGCAGGCGATCAATCGTTTCGGCAAAACGCTCGCGGGTCTCCGGTCGCATGGTGACCAGGGAGAAGCCCGAACTCGGATGCGGATCGGCGTTGTGATCGAGGCCGAGCTCGTCGGCCAGCGTCAGGAAGCGCCGGTTGTGGTAGCGCCCGGCCCGGGAGGTGTCCCGGATGCCGCGCGCAGCGGCGAGGCCATGGGCGGCCTCGTGCAACAGCCGTTCGAACCCCAGCTCGGTGCCGCAGGCCGAGGAGGACTCCCCGATCAGCGACTCCGGGGCTGCGAGGTTCGGCAGGTCGGAGTGGTAGCGCTGGATGTCGCCCCAGGCGACGGCCAGCTCGGCGGCGAGAACCAGAGGTTGTGTCGTGCTCACGCAACGCAAACGAGGAAGGGTTCCGGGATGTTCCGCAGAATCGGTAATTGTTGAAGGCTTTATTTTTCCGTGACCTGCGCCACATTGACCGACATGGACGGAAACGGCCGCCCCGACAGTTCATCCGCCCTTCCTGACAGGGCAGTTGACCAGAACGCGACGGCCGGTCCGGCTCCCCCGCACGAGGGAGCCGGACCGGCCGTTCTACGACAATCCGATGAGCGTGGTCTCAACCACCGGGACGAGGCTCAGTACGCGCGGGCCACGATCGCGATGTTGCCCGCCTGGTCGTCCGTCTCCGGGACCGAGCCGTCGGCAGCGACGATGCAGCGGACCGAGACGCCCTGCTCGGCCAGCTTGGCCTCGCCCTCGGGGCCGAGGTCGGCCCAGGAGATCCGGCCCCAGCCGGTCGCCGCGGCCTCGACGGCCTCGTCGATCGTGGCGACCTCGACCGTGCGGGCCTCGCGGCGCTCGCGGGACTGGCGCAGCAGCAGCGCCTGGTCCTCCTCCAGGACGGCCGGCACCAGCGTCGCCAGCGCGTCGACGCTGACCGGCTCCTTGCCGCCGGCGATCCGGCGGACCAGCATGGCCGTGCCGTTCTCCAGGTCGCGCGGGCCGACCTCGATGCGGACCGGAACGCCCTTGAGCTCCCAGTCCACCGCGCGGCGGCCGAAGGGGGTGTCGGTCCTGTCGTCGACGACGACGCGGACGCCGGCGGCCTCGAGCGCGGCGCCGATCTCCCTGACCTTCGCCAGCACGGCGTCATCGCCCTTGATCGCCAGCACGACGGCCTGGACCGCGGCCAGACGCGGCGGGACGCGCAGGCCGTTGTCGTCGCCGTGCGACATGATCAGGCCGCCGACCATGCGGGTCGACACGCCCCAGGACGTCTGCCAGACGTGCTCGCGCTCGCCCTCGCCCTTGAGGTAGGTGGTGTTGAACGCCTTGGCGAAGTTCTGGCCCAGCTCGTGGCTGGTGCCCATCTGCAGCGCCTTGCCGTCGACCATCATGCCTTCGAGCGTCAGCGTGTTGATCGCGCCGGCGAACCGCTCCTTGGCCGTCTTGCGGCCCAGGACCACGTCGATGCCCAGGACGTTGGTCATGAAGTCGCCGTACACGTCGGTGTGGATCATCGACGCGTAGGCGTGCGCGTCCTCGTAGGTGGCGTGGGCCGTGTGGCCCTCCTGCCAGAGGAACTCGGTGGTGCGCAGGAAGACGCGGGGACGCAGCTCCCAGCGGACGACGTTGGCCCACTGGTTGATCAGCAGCGGCAGGTCACGGTGGCTCTGGACCCACTTCGAGAAGTACTCGTTGATGATCGTCTCGGAGGTCGGCCGGACGACGATGGGCTCCTCGAGCTCCTTGCCGCCGCCGTGCGTGACCACCGCGAGCTCGGGCGCGAAGCCCTCGACGTGCTCGGCCTCACGGGTCAGGTAGGACTGGGGGATGAACATCGGGAAGTAGGCGTTCTGCGCGCCCGCCTTCTTGATCCGCGCGTCCATCTCCTGCTGCATCCGCTCCCACAGGCCGTAGCCGTACGGTCGGATGACCATGGTGCCGCGCACCGGACCGTTGTCGGCCAGCTCGGCCTTGTTGATCAGATCCTGGTACCAGCGCGGGAAATCATCCGCCTGGGGGGTGAGAACGGGAGCCTTTGCCATGGGGCGAATGGTACGGGGCAGGCCGGGCTCGGCTCCAATCCGTTGTCCGCCGCGCGTCCGGACGGCGGGGCGAACGGGGCGAAACGTCCCCATGAAGGGTCCGCCTCGCCTATGGACGCCGGGCGGCTCTCGCGCTTGGCTGGATGCAGGATCCCGGGCCCTACCGAGGTGAGGAGCCGTCATCATGGTTTCTGCGCAGTCGACTCAACGGGGGGAGCGCACACGGGCGCGACAGCGGGCGCGCGACTGGGCCGAGATCCAGGAAAGGATGCTGGTCCCCCTCTACGAGGCGGTCTACGACCGGCTGGAGGTGGGCCCCGCGACCTCGGTGCTGGGGCTGGGCTGCCGTTCCGGGCTGGCCCTGCTGCTGGCCGCGGCGCGCGGCGCGGAGGTGGCCGGCCTCGAGCCGGAGGCGGAGCTGCGGGAACTCGCCCAGGACCGCTCACTGCGGGTCCTGGCGGACGTCTACCGCGAGGTGGCGCCGCCGCGCGGAGCGGCGCACACGCTGGTGACGGCGTTCGAGCACCTGTCCTGCACGGCGGATCCGCCCGCCCTGGTCCGCGACGCGGCCCGGCTCACCACCCGCGGCGGGCATGTCGCTCTCGCGACGTGGGGCCCGGAGGAACGGTGCGAGAGCGCGGCGGTCCTCGACGTCGCCCAGCGCCTGGCGGACCCACGGGGGTCCGCGCCCTACGCCCCCTTCGCGCTGAGCGCGCCGGGCGCGCTGGAGTCCCTGATCGACCGCGCCGGCCTCCGCCCGGCCGGCGGCGGCCGGGTCTGCTGCCCCTACGCCTACCCCGACCTGGACACGGCGCTGCGCGGCATCATGTCGACGGGCGTCTTCGACCCGGCGGTGGACTTCTCCGGCGAACGGCAGGTGGCCAAGGAGATCACCGAGACGCTCTTCCCCTGGGTCCGCCCGGACGGCTCGGTCCGCATGGAGAACGTCTTCCGCTACGTCCTGGCCGAACGCGTCCGCTAGTCGCACTGTCCAGGGGCGCGGGGAACTGCGCGACAAGCCACTGACGAGCGGATGATCCCCAACGCGCCGGGCCATCCGCAGAGGGCGGTTCTCGCGCAGTTCCCCGCGCCCCTTGGGCCGTGCAGCTCATTCGCCGTCTTTGGCCATCCGGGGGATGCCGGCGACGCGGTAGGCGTCGGCTTCGTCGAGGGTTTCGTGTTCCATCAGGGCCTCCGCGAGAGCGTCCAGTTGCGCGCGGTGGGCGGTCAGCTTGCGGCAGGCCTCGTCGTAACACTCCGAGACGATCCGCCGGGCCTCGCCGTCCACCGCGTCCAGCGTGCTCGGCGCAGCCGACAGGCCGTACGCGCCCTGGGCGTCGTTCGGGATCGCGGTCAGTCGACCGACCTTCTCGCTCATGCCCCAGCGGCCCGCCATGCCGCGGGCGATGTTCGTGACCTGCTCCAGATCGCTCTCCGCGCCCGTCGTGACGACCCCGTACACCACCTGCTCCGCGGCCATGCCGCCCAGCGCCCCGATGATCCGGCCGCGCAGGTACTCCTCCGTGTAGGAGTAGCGGTCCGCCTCCGGCGTGGAGAGCGTGACGCCCAGCGCCCGCCCGCGCGGCACGATGGTGATCTTGCGGACCGGGTCGGCGCCCGGCTGCAGCATGCCCAGCAGGGCGTGCCCGGACTCGTGGTACGCCGTCCGCAGCCGGTCCGCGTCCGGCATGACCAGCGCGCGGACCGCACCGAGCTGGACCTTCTCCAGCGCGTCGGAGAAGTCCCTGCCCGAGACCTCGTCGTCCTTCCGCTTCACCGCGAGCAGCGCCGCCTCGTTCGCCAGGTTGGCCAGCTCCGCGCCGGTCATGCCGGGCGTGGTCTTCGCGACCTGCTCCAGGTCGACGTCGGCCGACAGCGGCTTGTCGCGAGTGTGGATCTTCAGGATGGCCTCCCGCCCGGTCCGGTCCGGCGGGCTGACCATCACCGTGCGGTCGAACCGGCCCGGCCGCAGCAGCGCCGGGTCCAGCACGTCGGAGCGGTTGGTCGCGGCCAGGACGACGACGCCCTCCGAGCCGGAGAAGCCGTCCATCTCGGTGAGGATCTGGTTGAGCGTCTGCTCGCGTTCGTCGTGACCGCCCATCGCGTTGCCGCCGCCGCGGGCCCGGCCGATGGTGTCGATCTCGTCGATGAAGATGATCGCGGGCGCGACCTTGCGCGCCTCGGTGAACAGCTCGCGCACCCGGGAGGCCCCGACGCCGACGATCATCTCGATGAACTCGGACGCCGAGGCGGAGAAGAAGGGCACGTTCGCCTCGCCGGCGACGGCCCGCGCGAGCAGCGTCTTGCCGGTGCCCGGCGGGCCCGCGAGCAGGACGCCGCGCGGCATCTTCGCCCCGAGCCTGCGGTAGTCGTCCGGGCGCTTCAGGAAGTCCACGACCTCGGCCAGCTCCGCCTTGACCTCGTCGATGCCGGCGACGTCGTCGAAGGTCGTGCGCTTTCCGCCGGGCGGGGTCTCGATCGGCTTCGGCGGGGCCTTCCTGGCGAGCCCGCCCATGCCGCCCCCGCGGCTCATCCGCCGGGCGATGACCACCCAGAGCACGACCAGCAGCAGCATCGGCGCGAGCGAGATCAGCAGGTTCGCCAGGAAGCCGCGCTCCTTGACGACCGGCTCCGCGTCGACCTTGACGTTCTGCTGGGTCAGCGTCGCCCACAGGTTGTCGTCGGCGAAGACCGGACGCTGGGTGGTGAACTGGTCGTAGGTCTTGCTGCTGTCGTCCGGCTGCGGCTGGGCGGTCTTGAGCTTGCCCTGGATCGTGTCGCCCTTGGCGTAGATCTCGGAGACCTGACCGGCGCTCAACTGCTTGGTGAACTCGGTGTAGGGGACGCTGATCTGCTTCCCGCCGCCGAACACGTTCAGCAGCATGTCCACCAGCAGGAAGACGACCAGCGCGGTGAGCAGCAGGCTGAGCCAGTTGCGCCGGGACGGCCTGGGCGGCGGCCCGGGCGCGGGCGGCGGGGCCCCTTCCGACCGCCAGAGCTTGTCGGGATCCTCGCGAGGCGGCACAGGGCTGGTCACGATTGCGACAATACGGATAATCAGGACACCGTGCCACCGCCCGCGCCGGGCCACTCCTCCGCGGTCAGCGCGTAACGCTCGTGGTCACGCCAGGCGTCCTGGAGGAAGAGCATGCGCGGCGAGAAGCCCTCCAGCCGGAAGCCGAGGCGCTTGGCCATCGCCACGGAGGGGGCGTTCTCGGGCTGGACATTGATCTCCAGCCGGTGCAGGCCGAGGCCTCCCCGGGACTCCGGCGTGAAGCAGGCGTCCACGACCAGACGCATGCCCTCGGTCATCCGGCCGGTGCCGTTGTAGGGGAGGTAGGAGTTGTAGCCGAGCGAGGCGTTGCGGAAGCGTCCCCGCACGATGTTGGAGACGTTGCAGGTGCCGACGAAATCGCCGTCCTCGACGGTCACGATCAGGAACGTCCGCAGCGCGTCACCCTGACGCCGCACCATCTCGGGCAGCGCGTCGGGCTCCACCGGGTTCCACCGCCCGATGTGCTCGGCAGAACGGTTCACCGCGGCGGCGTACGCGACGGCGTCGGAGAGTCGAGGATGCCGGATCTCTACACGCATGCGGTGAGCCTAGCCCTTGGGAGATGGGCCAGTTGCAACATCAGGGGCGCGGGGAACTGCGCGAGAAACCACCCTGCGCGGATGGCCCTGTTCAGTGAGGACCATCCGCATGTCAGTGGCCTGTCGCGCAGTTCCCCGCGCCCCGGTGGTGCAACCGCACCTGCTGCCTAGAGCAGGTCCTTGAACTCCTTCGGGAGCTCGAAGTCGGACGGACCCTGGCCGGCGCCGAGGCCGAACGCGCCGCCGGGCTGGGCCGCACCGTCCTGCTTCTTCTGCTCCGCCGCCTGCGCCGCCTGCTGGCGCTTCAGCGGGTTGCCGCTCTGGCGGCGGCCCTTGGCCGCCTTCTGCTGCTTGGGCTTGCGCGACGCCCCGCCGCCCATGCCGGGCATCATCGGCATGCCGGGCACGCCCTTGCCGCCCGCCATCGCCGACATCATCTTGCGCGCCTCGAAGAAGCGCTCGACCAGGCTGCTGACCTCGGACACGTGCACGCCGGAACCCTTGGCGATACGCGCCCGGCGCGAGCCGTTGATCAGCTTCGGGTCGTCCCGCTCGGCCTGGGTCATCGACTTGATGATCGCGCCCACCCGGGCGACGTCCTTGTCGTCGATGTTGTTGATCTGGTCGCGCATCTGCGCCATGCCCGGCAGCATGCCGAGCAGCTTGGTGATCGAACCCATCTTGGAGACCTGCTCCAGCTGGGCCAGGAAGTCGCCGAGGCCGAACTCCTTGCCGCCCTTGCTCGCCAGCTTGGAGTGGACCTTGGCGGCCTCCTCCTGCGAGAAGGTCTTCTCGGCCTGCTCGATCAGCGAGAGGACGTCACCCATGCCCAGGATGCGCGAGGCCATCCGGTCCGGGTGGAAGGCGTCGAAGTCGTCGAGCTTCTCGCCGTTCGAGGCGAACATGATCTGACGGCCGGTGACGTGGGCCACCGACAGCGCCGCACCACCGCGCGCGTCGCCGTCCAGCTTGGACAGCACCACGCCGGTGAAGTCGACGCCCTCGAGGAAGGCCTGGGCGGTGGTGACCGCGTCCTGGCCGATCATCGCGTCGACGACGAAGAGGACCTCGTCCGGGTTGATCGCGGCGCGGATGTCCGCGGCCTGCTGCATCAGCTCGGCGTCGATGCCGAGGCGGCCGGCGGTGTCGACGATGACGACGTCGTACTGCTTGTTCTTGGCGTAGTCGATCGAGTCCTTGGCGACCTGGACCGGGTCGCCGACGCCGTTGCCCGGCTCGGGAGCGAAGATCGCGACGCCCGCGCGCTCGGCCATCACGCCGAGCTGGGTCACCGCGTTCGGGCGCTGCAGGTCACACGCGACCAGCAGCGGGGTGTGCTTCTGGTCCTTGAGCCACTTGGCCAGCTTTCCGGCCAGGGTGGTCTTACCTGCACCCTGGAGGCCGGCGAGCATGATGACCGTCGGGCCGGTCTTGGCGTAGCGCAGACGGCGGGTCTCGCCGCCGAGGATGCCGATGAGCTCCTCGTTGACGATCTTGATGACCTGCTGGGCCGGGTTCAGCGCGGCGGAGACCTCCGCGCCGGCCGCGCGCTCCTTGATCCGGGAGATGAAGGCACGGACCGCCGGGAGGGCGACGTCCGCCTCCAGGAGGGCGATCCTGATCTCGCGGGCGGTGGCGTCGATGTCCGCCTCGGACAGGCGGCCCTTGCCCCGGAGGTTCTTGAACGTCGCTGCGAGGCGGTCGGAAAGTGTGTCGAACACGTCGGTCGCGGGTCCTTGTGACTCGAGGGCGGTTACAGGTTTTCGTCCTCAAGGGTATCCGCCCCGCCGGTCGTCCTCGGAACGCACCCGCAACCCACTCGTACGGGGGGACCGCGCTCGCGCCTCCACCCGTCTGCCGCAGGACGTCACCAGCATGGGCGTATGTCGCTGGTCGCCAAGCTGATCTACGCCCGCCGCCGTCCGCTGCTGCGTCGGGCGGTGCAGGAGCTGCTCGCGCTCTACGGGGTCGAGGTGCCCGCCGCCGCCGAGATCGGACCCGGTCTGGCCGTCTTCCACCGCGGCTTCGGCCTGGTGCTGCACCCCCGCACGACGCTGGGCGCGAACGTCGTCCTCTACAACAACGTCACCGTCGGCCGCGCGGACCCGTGGGTGCCGCAGGAGCTCAGCCGGATGGAGCGGATCGTCGTGGAGGACGGCGCCGTCCTCTGCTCCGGCGCGCGCGTCGTCTGCAAGACGGGCGTGCTGACCGTCGGCCGGGGCACGATCGTCGGCGCCAACGCCGTGCTGACCCGGTCGACCGGGGAGAACGAGATCTGGGCCGGAGTGCCGGCCCGGCGCGTCGGCTTCCGCAGACCGCCGGGCCGGGTCGTCGCTCAGGACAGGGCGCGTTCGACGGACCGCGCCAGCTCGGTGGCTGCCGCGTCCGACAGCGGCCGTCCCTCCTCGTCGGTGAGGTAGAACGCGTCGACCGCGTCCGCGCCCAGCGTGGAGATACGGGCGCGGTGGACCCGCACACCCGTGCCTTCCAGGGCACGGCCGATCCGGTGCAGCAGCCCCGGCGCGTCGTGGGCGCGGACCTCAAGCACCGTCGCGGAGGAACTGCTGCCGCGCGCCACGGTGACCCGCGGCGGCGGGGCGACGCTGCCCCGCCGCCGGGGAGCGGAGGCGTCGCGCTCGGCGAGGCGGCGCGCCACGTCGAGGCCGCCCTCCAGCGCGCGACGGATGTCGGCCCGCAGCCGGGCCGCCTCGGGGACGTCGCCGAACTCGGCGGCGACCTTCCAGGTCAGCACCAGCACCGGACCGGCCCCGATCGGGTCGAGCTCGCGGATCGCCGCCGCCCGCACGGTCAGCCGGTGCAGCGCGAGCACGCCCGCGACGACGGGAAGCACGGACGGGCGGTCCGGCAGGGCCAGGGTCAGCTCGACGCCCATCGGCTCGTGGTCCTCGCCCTGGCCCTCGCTCTCGGCGCGCACCGACAGCACCGGGCCGACGGTGCGGGCGGCCTCGACGGCCAGGCGTTCCTCCTCGGCCGTCGGGTCCATCGCGGTCAGGCCCGTCTCGTGGGCCGACGCCTCGCCGGCGAGCGCCGCCGAGGCGCGCTGCACCAGCTCGCCGACGAGCTGGGCCCGCCAGTTGCTCCACGCCGCCGGGCCGGTGGCCAGGGCGTCGGCCTCGGTCAGCGCGTGCAGCAGCTCCAGCGTGCCGACGTTGCCGACCACCTCGGTGATCGTCGCGACGGTGGCCGGATCGTCGGGATCGCGCCGCATCGCGGTCTCCACCAGCAGCAGGTGGTGGCGGACCAGCAGCGCCAGGGTCTCCACGTCGGCCTTGGGGAAACCGAGCCTGGTCGCGACGTCGCGGGTGATCACCTCGCCGGCCTCGGAGTGGTCGCCGGGCCAGCCCTTGCCGATGTCGTGCAGGAAGGCCGCGACCAGCAGCAGGTCGGGGCGGGCGACCCGGCGGGTCATCGCGGCGGCGCGGACCGCCGTCTCGACCAGGTGCCGGTCGACCGTCCAGCGGTGCACGGCGTTGCGCTGCGGGCGGCAGCGGACCCGCTCCCAGTCCGGCAGCATCCGGGCCACCAGACCCTCGGCCTCCAGCGCCTCCCAGACCGGGATCGCGCTCTCGCCCGCGCCGAGCAGCGTGATCAGCTGCTCGCGTGCCTCGTCCGGCCAGGGCACCGGCATCGGACGGGTCTCCGCGGCCAGATGGCGCACCGTGCTGGGCGCGAGCGGCAGATCGGCCTGCGCGGCGGCGGCCGCGGCCCGCAGCGGGAGCACCGGGTCGTGGCCGGGGCGCGCGGGAGCGGCGAGGACCGCCTCGCCCTCCATCTCGACGACGCCCTCGGCCAGCGGACGGCGCGGCACCGGGCCGCGCACGGCGCCACCGCCGCCGAAGCCGAAGACCCTGCGGCCGCGGCCGCTGCGGGCGCGCAGCACCCGCTCGACCTCGCGCCAGGTGACGTCGGCGGCGTAGGCGATGACCCTGGCCGCCTCGTAGACCTGGCGCAGCAGGATGTCCGCGTCGAGCAGGCCGAGGTCGGCGGCGACGGCGTCCTGCTCCTGCAGGTTGAGCCGGTCGGTGGCCCGGCCGGTGACCAGGTGCAGGGAGTCGCGGACGTCCCTGAGCCGGGTGGCGGCCTCCTTCAGGCCCGCCCGGGGGGCGTCGGCGATCCAGGAGGCGGCGACGGCGTCCAGCGCGGTGACGTCGCGCAGGCCGCCGCGGGCCTCCTTCAGGTCGGGCTCCAGCAGGAAGGCCAGCTCGCCCTGGCTCTCGGCGCGTTCGCGGCACAGTTCGAGGAGTTCCGGGAGCCGCCTGGGTGCGGTGGCGCGCCAGTCGGCGAGGACGGCGGAACGGAGCGAGGCGGTGAGGGTCGGGTCGCCGGCGATGTGGCGGGCGTCGAGGAGGCCGAGCTGGGCCTTGAGGTCCTCGGCGGCGATCTTGCGGGCCTGGCCGAGATCGCGGACCGAGTGGTCCAGCGCGACGCCGGTGTCCCAGACCGGGTACCAGATGCGTTCGGCGAGCGCGGCCACGCCGGGCCCGCGGACGCCGCCCTCGTGCAGAAGCAGCACGTCGAGGTCGCTGCGCGGGGAGAGCTCGCCGCGTCCGTAGCCGCCGACGGCGACCAGCGCGACGCCCTCGGAGGCGGCCCCTGACAGCGCGTCGGCGAGCAGTCCGGAGAGCCAGCGGTCCGTCAGGTCCGCGAGCGCCGCCCGGCGCGGCGCCCCGCCCCCGCCCTCCCCCCGCAGCAGCGCGAGCCGCCGCGCGGCGTAGCCGGTGCCTTCGGTCTGCGGGTCCGTCACCTTGGTTCTCCGTCCGGGCTGCGGATACGGCGGAGCGGACCCGCAGCCTTCGTCGGCTCCGAGCCCGCTTCACCCTTCACGTTCTACCAGGCCGAGCGCCTGGCCGGTCGCTGCGACCGGGTCGTCGAGCCGTGGTGGCCCGGCGACCGGTCAGAGCGCGTCCGGACCGCGTTCCCCGGTGCGGACCCGCACGGCGGAGTCGACCGGGATGCTCCAGACCTTGCCGTCGCCGATTTTGCCCGTTCTGGCGGCCTTGACGATGACCTCGATGACCGGCTCGGCGTCGTCGTCCTCGGCGAGCACCTCGATGCGGACCTTCGGGACCAGGTCGACGGTGTACTCCGCGCCCCGGTAAACCTCGGTGTGGCCGCGCTGACGGCCGTAGCCGCTGGCCTCGGTGACGGTCAGGCCGTGGATGCCGAAGGCCTGCAGGGCCGCCTTCACGTCGTCGAGGCGGTGGGGCTTGATCACTGCAGTGATGAGCTTCATCTCAGGCATCGACCTTCGTGTCGTCAGTCTCGGCGGGGCTCACGGCGGGCTCGGCGGCGGGCGCCGTCGGGGCCAGCGCCCGCGACAGGGCCGCGCCGACCGCGCTGAAGTCGTACGCCGACTCGGCGTGCTCGGCCTGGTCGATGCCGGCCACCTCGACGTCCTCGGAGACCCGGAAGCCGATCGTCTTGTGGATCACCGTGCCGATGATCCACGCCATCACGAAGGAGTAGACGCCGACCACGCCCACGCCCATGGCCTGCTTGCCCAGCTGGGTGAAGCCGCCGCCGTAGAAGAGGCCCTTGGCCG
This genomic interval from Streptacidiphilus rugosus AM-16 contains the following:
- the rimM gene encoding ribosome maturation factor RimM (Essential for efficient processing of 16S rRNA) gives rise to the protein MQLIVGRIGRAHGIKGDVTVEVRTDEPELRLGPGAVLMTDPATAGPLTIASGKVHSGRLLLRFEGVQDRNAAEALRGTLLIAEIDPEDRPEDPEEFYDHQLVGLDVFLKDGTLVGELTEVVHLPYQDLLTVVRPDGSEVLIPFVTAIVPEIDLEEQRAVITPPPGLIDPADAVVASAREDESAPSAEEPSEKSGEADA
- a CDS encoding RNA-binding protein — protein: MLEEALEHLVKGIVENPDEVQVRSRELRRGRILEVRVHPEDLGKVIGRGGRTARALRTVVTALGGRSVRVDLVDVDSVR
- the rpsP gene encoding 30S ribosomal protein S16 — translated: MAVKIKLKRLGKIRSPHYRIVVADARTKRDGRAIEEIGVYQPTYDPSIIKVDSDRAQYWLGVGAQPTEAVLAILKLTGDWQKFKGLEAPAPLKVAEPKVTDFSHLFAKAVAGFESETTGVAITPKAKKTEKKDEAAAESDASAEA
- the proS gene encoding proline--tRNA ligase, producing the protein MAKAPVLTPQADDFPRWYQDLINKAELADNGPVRGTMVIRPYGYGLWERMQQEMDARIKKAGAQNAYFPMFIPQSYLTREAEHVEGFAPELAVVTHGGGKELEEPIVVRPTSETIINEYFSKWVQSHRDLPLLINQWANVVRWELRPRVFLRTTEFLWQEGHTAHATYEDAHAYASMIHTDVYGDFMTNVLGIDVVLGRKTAKERFAGAINTLTLEGMMVDGKALQMGTSHELGQNFAKAFNTTYLKGEGEREHVWQTSWGVSTRMVGGLIMSHGDDNGLRVPPRLAAVQAVVLAIKGDDAVLAKVREIGAALEAAGVRVVVDDRTDTPFGRRAVDWELKGVPVRIEVGPRDLENGTAMLVRRIAGGKEPVSVDALATLVPAVLEEDQALLLRQSRERREARTVEVATIDEAVEAAATGWGRISWADLGPEGEAKLAEQGVSVRCIVAADGSVPETDDQAGNIAIVARAY
- a CDS encoding class I SAM-dependent methyltransferase codes for the protein MLVPLYEAVYDRLEVGPATSVLGLGCRSGLALLLAAARGAEVAGLEPEAELRELAQDRSLRVLADVYREVAPPRGAAHTLVTAFEHLSCTADPPALVRDAARLTTRGGHVALATWGPEERCESAAVLDVAQRLADPRGSAPYAPFALSAPGALESLIDRAGLRPAGGGRVCCPYAYPDLDTALRGIMSTGVFDPAVDFSGERQVAKEITETLFPWVRPDGSVRMENVFRYVLAERVR
- the ftsH gene encoding ATP-dependent zinc metalloprotease FtsH, translating into MTSPVPPREDPDKLWRSEGAPPPAPGPPPRPSRRNWLSLLLTALVVFLLVDMLLNVFGGGKQISVPYTEFTKQLSAGQVSEIYAKGDTIQGKLKTAQPQPDDSSKTYDQFTTQRPVFADDNLWATLTQQNVKVDAEPVVKERGFLANLLISLAPMLLLVVLWVVIARRMSRGGGMGGLARKAPPKPIETPPGGKRTTFDDVAGIDEVKAELAEVVDFLKRPDDYRRLGAKMPRGVLLAGPPGTGKTLLARAVAGEANVPFFSASASEFIEMIVGVGASRVRELFTEARKVAPAIIFIDEIDTIGRARGGGNAMGGHDEREQTLNQILTEMDGFSGSEGVVVLAATNRSDVLDPALLRPGRFDRTVMVSPPDRTGREAILKIHTRDKPLSADVDLEQVAKTTPGMTGAELANLANEAALLAVKRKDDEVSGRDFSDALEKVQLGAVRALVMPDADRLRTAYHESGHALLGMLQPGADPVRKITIVPRGRALGVTLSTPEADRYSYTEEYLRGRIIGALGGMAAEQVVYGVVTTGAESDLEQVTNIARGMAGRWGMSEKVGRLTAIPNDAQGAYGLSAAPSTLDAVDGEARRIVSECYDEACRKLTAHRAQLDALAEALMEHETLDEADAYRVAGIPRMAKDGE
- a CDS encoding GNAT family N-acetyltransferase; its protein translation is MRVEIRHPRLSDAVAYAAAVNRSAEHIGRWNPVEPDALPEMVRRQGDALRTFLIVTVEDGDFVGTCNVSNIVRGRFRNASLGYNSYLPYNGTGRMTEGMRLVVDACFTPESRGGLGLHRLEINVQPENAPSVAMAKRLGFRLEGFSPRMLFLQDAWRDHERYALTAEEWPGAGGGTVS
- the ffh gene encoding signal recognition particle protein, which translates into the protein MFDTLSDRLAATFKNLRGKGRLSEADIDATAREIRIALLEADVALPAVRAFISRIKERAAGAEVSAALNPAQQVIKIVNEELIGILGGETRRLRYAKTGPTVIMLAGLQGAGKTTLAGKLAKWLKDQKHTPLLVACDLQRPNAVTQLGVMAERAGVAIFAPEPGNGVGDPVQVAKDSIDYAKNKQYDVVIVDTAGRLGIDAELMQQAADIRAAINPDEVLFVVDAMIGQDAVTTAQAFLEGVDFTGVVLSKLDGDARGGAALSVAHVTGRQIMFASNGEKLDDFDAFHPDRMASRILGMGDVLSLIEQAEKTFSQEEAAKVHSKLASKGGKEFGLGDFLAQLEQVSKMGSITKLLGMLPGMAQMRDQINNIDDKDVARVGAIIKSMTQAERDDPKLINGSRRARIAKGSGVHVSEVSSLVERFFEARKMMSAMAGGKGVPGMPMMPGMGGGASRKPKQQKAAKGRRQSGNPLKRQQAAQAAEQKKQDGAAQPGGAFGLGAGQGPSDFELPKEFKDLL